In one Choloepus didactylus isolate mChoDid1 chromosome 1, mChoDid1.pri, whole genome shotgun sequence genomic region, the following are encoded:
- the LOC119531932 gene encoding olfactory receptor 5K4-like produces the protein MAKENHSLRAEFILTGFMNHPELNSLLFVVFFAIYLITMVGNIGLVALIYMEHHLHTPMYMFLGNLAFMDSCCSCAIIPKMLENFFSEDRMISLNECMAQFYFLCLAETADCFLLAAMAYDRYVAICSPLQYHTRMSKKLCIQMTTGAYIAGNLHSMIQVGFLFRLTFCRSHEINHFFCDVLPLYRLSCSDPYINELMIYIFSMPIQIFTIATVLISYLCILFTVFRMKSKKGRGKAFSTCASHFLSVSIFYICLLMYIRPLEEGDKDIPVAIFYTLVIPLLNPFIYSLRNKEVINVLKKIMKKYNILNQSSSSMAS, from the coding sequence ATGGCTAAAGAAAATCATTCCTTGAGAGCTGAGTTTATCCTCACAGGATTTATGAATCATCCAGAGCTGAATTCCCTTCTGTTTGTGGTGTTCTTTGCCATCTATCTGATCACCATGGTGGGGAATATTGGTTTGGTGGCACTGATCTATATGGAacatcaccttcacacacctaTGTACATGTTTCTGGGGAACCTTGCTTTTATGGATTCCTGCTGTTCCTGTGCTATCATCCCCAAGATGTTAGAAAACTTCTTCTCTGAGGACAGAATGATTTCCCTTAATGAATGTATGgcacaattttattttctctgccttGCTGAAACAGCAGACTGCTTTCTTCTGGCAGCAATGGCCTATGATCGGTATGTGGCAATATGCAGCCCACTGCAGTACCACACCAGGATGTCAAAGAAACTCTGCATTCAGATGACCACAGGGGCCTACATAGCTGGAAACTTGCATTCTATGATTcaagtagggtttctgtttaggttAACTTTCTGCAGATCTCATGAAATCAATCACTTTTTTTGTGATGTTCTTCCATTGTACAGACTCTCCTGTTCTGACCCTTACATCAATGAActaatgatatatattttttcaatgccAATTCAAATATTCACCATCGCCACTGTCTTGATCTCTTATCTCTGCATTCTTTTCACAGTTTTCAGAATGAAATCCAAAAAGGGGAGAGGTAAAGCATTTTCTACCTGTGCATcccactttctctctgtctcaataTTCTACATTTGTCTTCTCATGTATATTCGACCATTAGAAGAAGGAGATAAAGATATACCAGTAGCAATTTTTTATACACTAGTGATTCCTTTATTGAATCCTTTTATTTATAGTCTGAGAAATAAGGAAGTGATAAATGttctgaaaaaaattatgaagaaatatAATATTCTTAATCAAAGTTCATCCTCTATGGCTAGTTGA